One window of Acidobacteriota bacterium genomic DNA carries:
- a CDS encoding aminotransferase class V-fold PLP-dependent enzyme produces the protein MDQPDNPDRRSDLHKIADHAADYLESLPGRHVGGTTTAPDMERPFPETGTPADVVIDELVRDIDDGLVASAGPRHFGFVIGGATHGSLMADWLTSAWDQNAQVYLTSPAAAAAETIAARWLLELLGLPTDASVGFVTGCQMANFTALGCGRDAVLRVSGWEVERQGLFGAPQVTVLMSECGHATVRSSLSMLGFGEGQICEIASDQEGRIDLEVLRTEIESRSGTPLIVSLQAGNVNTGAFESVGDVADILKEQNAWIHLDGAFGLWAAASPKLATRLDGVDRADSWATDAHKWLNVPYDSGIVVIKDPAQHRRFKSARCAYTGEESDQRRDGSSWVPENSRRARGLVLYAAIRELGRSGIREIVERCCGLAQRVASEVEKLPSGQVVNDVVLNQVLVRFSPPDVDDLDAFHAEVAERIQSDGKCWVGTTEWKGQTVLRVSVCNWQTTEEDIDVLIGVMKDQL, from the coding sequence ATGGACCAGCCGGATAACCCGGATCGACGCTCCGATCTCCACAAGATCGCCGACCACGCCGCCGACTACCTCGAGTCGTTGCCGGGTCGGCATGTCGGTGGGACGACGACGGCCCCAGACATGGAACGTCCGTTCCCCGAGACCGGAACACCTGCAGACGTCGTGATCGACGAACTTGTTAGAGACATCGATGACGGTCTCGTGGCCAGCGCCGGCCCACGTCACTTTGGGTTTGTCATCGGAGGCGCCACCCACGGCAGCCTGATGGCGGACTGGCTGACTTCGGCGTGGGACCAGAACGCCCAGGTCTATCTGACATCGCCGGCGGCAGCAGCGGCCGAGACCATCGCGGCCCGTTGGTTGCTCGAGCTTCTCGGTCTGCCCACCGACGCATCGGTGGGATTCGTGACCGGCTGTCAGATGGCCAACTTCACGGCCCTCGGCTGTGGCCGGGATGCCGTGTTGCGGGTATCGGGTTGGGAAGTCGAGCGTCAGGGCTTGTTCGGCGCCCCACAGGTCACGGTGCTGATGAGCGAGTGTGGGCATGCGACGGTCCGCTCCTCGTTGAGCATGTTGGGGTTCGGCGAGGGACAGATTTGCGAGATCGCCTCCGATCAAGAGGGCCGTATCGACCTGGAGGTCCTTCGAACCGAAATCGAGAGCCGATCCGGGACGCCGCTGATCGTTTCGCTGCAAGCGGGCAACGTCAATACGGGGGCGTTCGAGTCGGTGGGTGACGTTGCCGACATACTGAAAGAACAGAACGCCTGGATCCATCTCGATGGTGCCTTCGGACTCTGGGCCGCCGCGTCGCCGAAGTTGGCGACACGCCTCGACGGAGTGGATCGTGCGGACTCCTGGGCCACCGACGCACACAAGTGGCTGAACGTCCCGTACGACTCGGGCATCGTGGTCATCAAGGACCCGGCCCAACATCGTCGTTTCAAGTCGGCACGTTGCGCTTACACCGGAGAAGAGTCCGATCAGCGTCGAGACGGTTCCAGCTGGGTGCCGGAGAACTCCCGTCGTGCGCGCGGCCTGGTGTTGTACGCCGCGATCCGTGAGTTGGGGCGGTCTGGCATCCGTGAGATCGTCGAACGTTGTTGTGGTCTAGCACAGAGGGTCGCCAGCGAAGTAGAGAAACTGCCGTCGGGACAGGTTGTGAACGACGTCGTCTTGAATCAGGTGCTCGTCCGATTCAGCCCACCTGACGTCGACGACCTCGACGCGTTTCACGCCGAGGTCGCCGAACGCATTCAGAGTGACGGGAAATGCTGGGTCGGGACGACGGAGTGGAAGGGCCAGACCGTGCTGCGGGTTTCCGTTTGCAACTGGCAGACGACCGAGGAAGACATCGACGTCTTGATCGGAGTCATGAAGGACCAGCTCTAG
- a CDS encoding VWA domain-containing protein, whose product MSEQNKHNDDRPLKQLFRAARQDDEAQAPDFDTVRRAAPPAATPWWLRVVPRPAALGLIGTMTIATAALWLGVFHPTDQLVVGNPIGSPVPVEKQIAPTETVTGGEPVPITGPDEFKNEIRSELTADDNRSPQPATPNPAHLEFIARQLEKAAPVPRPVQETVERKLKRREPSSSSSNVGDELAAMNQELESLGYVESSSHLVASSKFSANYTADLPVQDRVYQRTITLNPGIVIDADGDGNPNINAESYNRFEENRFQSPADTPLSTFSIDVDTASYSNVRRFLNQGRRPPADAVRIEEFINYFDYDYPEPTGNAPFSTTVEVASCPWNSDHRLARIGLRGRSVDRGDNAGSNLVFLIDVSGSMNSRDKLPLLKDGLGLLVDQLNARDSVAIVVYAGSSGLVLPPTPGSDNTRIRDALGRLNAGGSTNGGEGLRLAYRLARENFIPGGVNRVILATDGDFNVGVTGHSELIDIVKSDADRGIFMTALGFGGGNLHDDRLEELANRGNGHYAYIDSMAEARKVLVEEIGGTLVTIAKDVKIQVEFNPTQVAGYRLIGYENRALAARDFNDDTKDAGEIGAGHTVTALYEIVPAGLRVPGEPTVDPLRYVEDANKRLRPDDSRGQELFHLKLRYKRPEGHKSRLIEVPVLDNGRDMAAATADFKFASGVALFGMLLRGSEFSGDGTFRDVDRLAIEGRGRDHGEHRSEFRRLVAKASEQRD is encoded by the coding sequence ATGAGCGAACAGAACAAACACAACGACGATCGGCCGTTGAAACAACTTTTCCGGGCCGCCCGACAGGACGACGAGGCTCAAGCCCCCGACTTCGATACGGTGCGTCGGGCGGCCCCGCCTGCGGCGACACCCTGGTGGCTCCGCGTCGTTCCGCGGCCGGCAGCTCTCGGGCTCATCGGGACGATGACCATCGCCACGGCGGCGTTGTGGCTGGGGGTGTTCCACCCGACCGATCAGCTCGTCGTCGGTAATCCGATCGGGAGCCCGGTTCCGGTCGAGAAGCAGATCGCTCCAACGGAAACGGTGACGGGTGGCGAACCTGTCCCGATCACCGGACCGGACGAATTCAAGAATGAGATTCGCTCAGAGCTGACGGCGGACGACAACCGTTCCCCGCAACCCGCAACACCGAACCCGGCACACCTCGAGTTCATCGCGCGGCAACTCGAGAAGGCGGCCCCCGTGCCCCGACCGGTTCAAGAGACGGTCGAGCGGAAGCTGAAGCGCCGCGAACCGAGTTCGTCCTCTTCGAACGTCGGCGACGAGTTAGCGGCGATGAACCAGGAGCTGGAATCTCTCGGTTATGTCGAGTCCTCTTCTCACCTGGTCGCGTCCTCGAAGTTCTCCGCCAATTACACCGCCGATCTACCGGTACAAGATCGCGTCTACCAGAGGACCATCACGTTGAATCCCGGAATCGTGATCGACGCCGATGGCGACGGGAATCCCAACATCAACGCCGAGTCCTACAACAGGTTCGAGGAAAACCGTTTTCAGTCCCCGGCCGACACGCCGCTCTCGACCTTCTCCATCGACGTCGATACGGCCTCCTACTCCAACGTGCGTCGCTTCCTCAACCAGGGGCGACGCCCTCCCGCCGACGCCGTACGCATCGAGGAGTTCATCAACTACTTCGATTACGACTATCCCGAGCCGACCGGTAACGCCCCGTTCTCGACGACCGTCGAGGTGGCCAGTTGCCCGTGGAATTCCGATCATCGCCTGGCGAGGATCGGCCTCCGTGGTCGCTCGGTCGATCGTGGTGACAATGCAGGTTCTAACCTCGTTTTCCTCATCGATGTCTCCGGCTCGATGAACTCCCGCGACAAGCTGCCGTTGTTGAAGGATGGCCTGGGCCTATTGGTGGATCAGTTGAACGCGCGCGATTCCGTCGCGATCGTCGTCTACGCCGGGAGCAGCGGATTGGTCTTGCCGCCGACACCGGGAAGCGACAACACGAGGATTCGCGACGCGCTCGGACGGCTGAATGCCGGCGGCAGCACCAACGGCGGTGAAGGCCTGAGACTGGCCTACCGACTGGCCCGCGAGAACTTCATCCCGGGTGGCGTCAACCGCGTGATCCTGGCCACCGACGGCGACTTCAACGTCGGCGTGACCGGTCACAGCGAACTGATCGACATCGTCAAGTCCGACGCCGACCGCGGCATCTTCATGACGGCCCTCGGGTTTGGCGGCGGCAATCTTCACGACGATCGACTCGAGGAGTTGGCCAATCGTGGTAACGGTCACTACGCGTACATCGACTCGATGGCGGAGGCCCGCAAGGTCCTGGTGGAGGAGATCGGTGGAACGCTGGTCACCATCGCCAAGGATGTGAAGATCCAGGTCGAGTTCAACCCGACCCAGGTCGCAGGCTACCGACTGATCGGCTACGAGAATCGCGCGCTGGCGGCTCGTGACTTCAACGACGACACCAAGGATGCCGGCGAGATCGGGGCCGGGCACACGGTGACGGCGTTGTACGAGATCGTTCCCGCAGGCCTACGTGTCCCCGGCGAGCCCACCGTCGATCCGTTGCGCTACGTGGAGGATGCCAACAAGCGACTCCGCCCCGATGACTCCCGAGGCCAGGAACTGTTCCATCTAAAGCTGCGCTACAAGCGTCCCGAGGGACACAAGAGCCGCTTGATCGAGGTACCGGTCCTGGACAACGGTCGCGACATGGCCGCAGCAACCGCCGACTTCAAGTTTGCCAGCGGCGTCGCGTTGTTTGGCATGCTGTTGCGGGGATCGGAGTTCAGCGGTGACGGAACGTTCCGCGATGTCGATCGACTGGCCATCGAGGGACGGGGCCGAGATCATGGCGAGCACCGCAGCGAGTTTCGTCGATTGGTTGCGAAGGCCTCGGAACAGCGCGACTAG
- a CDS encoding RNA polymerase sigma factor: MLEESTLMHTHEGRAESALLERELESFHDASFGWALACCGRDRDAAQDVLQTAYLRVIEGRARFLGDATLRTWFFGVVRKVAAERRRRHAVRGAALLRWFGGTPQPPVAATPETSTTDAQRNALLHDGLARLSSRQRELLHLVFYQELTVEEAANVLGITVGSARTHYARGKTRLKTWLSGAGVEPS, translated from the coding sequence ATGTTAGAAGAGTCCACATTGATGCATACCCACGAAGGCAGGGCCGAGAGCGCTCTCCTGGAGCGCGAGCTGGAATCGTTCCACGACGCCAGCTTCGGCTGGGCACTGGCCTGCTGCGGGCGGGATCGAGACGCCGCGCAGGATGTCTTACAGACAGCCTACCTTCGTGTCATCGAGGGTCGCGCCCGATTCCTGGGCGACGCGACGCTTCGAACGTGGTTCTTCGGTGTGGTCCGCAAGGTCGCTGCGGAACGACGACGTCGTCATGCGGTCCGTGGTGCGGCGTTGCTGCGTTGGTTCGGTGGCACCCCGCAACCGCCGGTCGCAGCTACGCCCGAGACATCCACTACGGACGCGCAACGCAATGCGCTGCTGCATGACGGACTTGCCCGACTCTCGTCACGACAGCGAGAGCTTCTGCATCTCGTCTTCTATCAAGAACTGACCGTCGAGGAAGCGGCGAACGTTCTTGGCATCACCGTCGGCAGTGCGCGGACCCATTACGCACGCGGCAAGACTCGACTAAAAACCTGGCTCTCGGGGGCGGGAGTGGAACCATCATGA
- a CDS encoding carboxymuconolactone decarboxylase family protein — MAFIDYIPETSIPEADRVDDQDNILQVHGIHSRIMRQHYDLYRELMYARGPLSRTQRELIGVTVSAINECHY, encoded by the coding sequence ATGGCTTTCATCGACTACATTCCGGAGACGTCGATCCCCGAGGCCGATCGCGTTGACGACCAGGACAACATACTCCAGGTCCACGGGATCCACTCACGGATCATGCGGCAACACTACGACCTCTATCGCGAGTTGATGTATGCCCGTGGGCCGCTCAGTCGCACCCAACGGGAACTTATCGGAGTGACGGTCTCGGCCATCAACGAGTGCCATTACTGA
- a CDS encoding MBOAT family protein: MLFNSLTYIAMMLLALPLVAMSPAWLRRGIFLVGSLTFYSFWRIDFTLLVVFSAVVDFFAAHGIHASTNERVRKTFLVISLTLNLGLLVFFKYTYFIVGSTQSVGELLGMSFAISLPNIILPLGISFYTFQTISYSIDVFRRIQTPVNNFPLFLTYVMFWPQLVAGPVLRAHEVLPQLQNHRRANAGEVVRGLEEILQGLFKKVVLADTISSVVDYGYGLPVAQMGTIDSWTLAFAFGLQIYFDFSGYSQIAVGSARVLGFNFPQNFNWPYLAVSPRDFWKRWHISLSAWIRDYLYLPLQGARFRGASTGGIEAREATEKISFVRSNVALLLTWFIMGLWHGAAWRFAVWGLWHASMIIVYRLLMRRPPKLPKAIVVLGGWSLTTAFAMLGWIFFRAPTLDQAFQMVLRAFDPTALTTMAMRENNYLMTFLYFAGLLVVAGLLRLRTFAVPTPIRFVVATGGNAIMIAMVILFLRDVQQFIYFQF, from the coding sequence GTGCTGTTCAATTCCCTCACCTATATCGCGATGATGCTGCTGGCGCTGCCGCTGGTGGCGATGAGTCCGGCGTGGCTGCGTCGCGGGATCTTCCTGGTCGGCAGCCTGACGTTCTATTCGTTCTGGCGCATCGATTTCACGTTGCTTGTGGTGTTCAGCGCCGTCGTGGATTTCTTCGCGGCCCACGGGATCCATGCGTCCACCAACGAGCGCGTTCGCAAGACGTTCCTCGTCATCAGTCTGACGCTGAATCTCGGGCTGCTGGTCTTCTTCAAGTACACCTATTTCATTGTCGGTAGCACTCAGAGTGTGGGCGAGCTGCTGGGGATGTCGTTCGCAATCTCCCTGCCCAACATCATCCTGCCCCTCGGGATCAGCTTCTACACGTTTCAGACCATCAGCTATTCGATCGATGTCTTTCGGCGGATACAGACGCCGGTCAATAACTTCCCGCTGTTCCTGACCTACGTGATGTTCTGGCCACAGCTGGTCGCCGGCCCGGTCTTGCGGGCCCACGAGGTCTTGCCCCAGTTGCAGAATCATCGTCGCGCCAACGCGGGCGAGGTCGTTCGTGGCCTCGAGGAGATCCTGCAGGGACTGTTCAAGAAAGTCGTTCTGGCTGACACGATCTCGAGCGTCGTCGACTATGGATACGGGCTTCCGGTGGCACAGATGGGAACGATCGATTCCTGGACGTTGGCCTTCGCGTTCGGACTGCAGATCTACTTCGACTTCTCCGGTTACTCGCAGATCGCGGTGGGGTCTGCTCGGGTGCTGGGATTCAACTTCCCACAGAACTTCAACTGGCCCTATCTGGCGGTGTCTCCACGGGATTTCTGGAAACGCTGGCACATCTCGCTGAGTGCGTGGATTCGGGACTATCTCTACCTGCCGTTGCAGGGCGCGCGATTCCGAGGTGCCTCGACCGGAGGCATCGAGGCCCGCGAGGCGACGGAGAAGATCTCGTTCGTGCGCTCCAACGTCGCGTTGTTGTTGACCTGGTTCATCATGGGTCTGTGGCACGGGGCGGCATGGCGCTTCGCGGTGTGGGGTCTGTGGCACGCCTCGATGATCATCGTCTATCGACTTCTCATGCGTCGCCCACCGAAGCTTCCGAAGGCGATCGTCGTGTTGGGTGGGTGGTCGTTGACGACCGCCTTCGCGATGCTCGGTTGGATCTTCTTCCGTGCACCGACGCTGGATCAAGCGTTCCAGATGGTGTTGCGGGCGTTCGATCCCACGGCGTTGACCACTATGGCGATGCGCGAGAACAACTATCTGATGACGTTCCTGTACTTCGCCGGGCTTCTTGTCGTCGCGGGGCTCCTCCGACTACGAACCTTCGCCGTTCCGACGCCGATTCGATTCGTCGTGGCGACCGGTGGGAACGCGATCATGATCGCGATGGTGATTCTGTTCTTACGGGACGTCCAACAGTTCATCTACTTCCAGTTCTAA
- a CDS encoding amidase, with protein MKRLVLLTAVIVGMSLSCAPVREEESADYAEFDIAQLQAEMESGALTAVQLVDYYLQRIESIDHSGPELRSIIEINPDARSIAEALDQERDENGPRGPLHGIPVVLKANIGTGDAMATSAGSLALADHHVASDAFHVARLREAGAVVLAKTNLSEWANFRSTRSSSGWSSIGGQTRNAYDPGRNPCGSSAGSGVAVSANLAVLAVGTETDGSVMCPSGINGIVGIKPTLGLVSRGGIIPLAHSQDTAGPMARTVRDAATMLTVMSAVDRADPAAEDRSDTLVDYAANLSDDALQGKRIGVLRSYFGAGSNPYLDQLFEDAIQTLRDRGAVIVDSIEIETDGMGDAEYEVLLYEFKADLNAYLAATDAPFKTMTEIMAFNTEHADRVMPFFGQEIMELAVEKGPLTDQAYLDALATSKRISRSGIDDALAKHDLVALVAPTNGPTWPTDHVNGDHYSVSSSSYAAVSGYANITVPAGFVFDLPVGISFIGTAYSEETLIQLAYAYEQATLHRRPPGL; from the coding sequence ATGAAACGACTTGTGCTTCTCACTGCCGTCATCGTAGGGATGTCACTCTCCTGCGCCCCGGTGCGCGAGGAAGAGTCTGCCGACTACGCGGAGTTCGATATCGCCCAACTCCAGGCAGAGATGGAGAGTGGGGCATTGACCGCCGTTCAGCTGGTCGATTACTACCTGCAACGCATCGAGTCCATCGACCACAGCGGCCCGGAGCTTCGCTCGATCATCGAGATCAACCCCGATGCCCGGTCCATCGCCGAGGCACTGGACCAGGAACGAGACGAGAACGGGCCACGAGGTCCGCTACACGGGATTCCGGTCGTCCTCAAGGCCAACATCGGAACGGGCGATGCGATGGCGACGTCGGCCGGCTCGTTGGCCCTGGCGGACCATCACGTCGCAAGCGACGCGTTTCATGTCGCCCGCCTGCGTGAGGCCGGGGCCGTCGTCCTGGCAAAGACCAATCTCAGCGAGTGGGCCAACTTCCGCTCGACACGCTCGTCGAGTGGCTGGAGCAGCATCGGCGGCCAGACGCGCAATGCGTATGACCCCGGCCGAAACCCGTGTGGCTCGTCCGCCGGTTCGGGTGTTGCCGTCTCCGCCAACCTGGCCGTGCTTGCGGTCGGAACCGAGACCGACGGCTCGGTCATGTGCCCGTCGGGGATCAACGGCATCGTCGGCATCAAGCCGACCCTGGGCCTCGTCAGCCGGGGTGGGATCATCCCGTTGGCTCACAGTCAGGATACGGCCGGGCCGATGGCACGGACCGTCCGCGACGCGGCGACGATGTTGACCGTCATGAGTGCCGTCGATCGCGCCGATCCGGCGGCGGAAGATCGCTCGGACACCCTCGTGGACTACGCCGCAAACCTGAGCGATGACGCGTTGCAGGGGAAGCGGATCGGTGTCCTTCGCTCCTACTTCGGCGCGGGCAGTAATCCGTATCTCGATCAACTGTTCGAGGACGCGATTCAGACCCTGAGAGATCGAGGCGCCGTGATCGTGGACTCGATCGAGATTGAGACCGACGGCATGGGCGACGCCGAATACGAGGTCCTGCTCTACGAATTCAAGGCCGACCTCAACGCCTATCTCGCCGCGACGGATGCGCCGTTCAAGACGATGACGGAGATCATGGCGTTCAACACGGAACATGCCGACCGAGTCATGCCGTTCTTTGGCCAGGAGATCATGGAGCTTGCGGTAGAAAAGGGGCCGTTGACGGATCAGGCCTATCTCGACGCACTGGCGACCAGTAAACGAATCTCCCGCAGCGGTATCGACGACGCTCTGGCGAAGCACGACCTGGTCGCGTTGGTGGCACCGACCAATGGCCCGACTTGGCCGACGGATCACGTCAATGGTGACCACTACAGCGTCAGCAGCTCGTCCTACGCGGCCGTCAGCGGCTACGCCAACATCACCGTCCCCGCCGGCTTCGTCTTCGACTTGCCGGTGGGAATCTCGTTCATCGGGACGGCCTACTCCGAGGAGACGCTGATTCAGTTAGCCTACGCCTACGAGCAGGCGACCCTCCACCGCAGGCCGCCGGGGCTGTAG
- a CDS encoding sigma-70 family RNA polymerase sigma factor: MEQALTIDGQSTPDTQTRGLAVEELGTLFDRQYRRLYALARRLCHDGDEAQDLVQETFLRAARKLETVPRDTAHAEAWLVRVLVNLSRDRTRRQSVRRRHAAELIPGREAEASESEDAAVARVTVHAGLSRLTTRQRAVVVLHELEGLPTARIAELLGIHRVTVRWHLSAARRQLAKWLGAATEGTT; the protein is encoded by the coding sequence GTGGAGCAAGCGTTGACCATCGACGGGCAATCGACCCCCGACACCCAGACTCGCGGCCTCGCGGTCGAAGAGCTGGGAACCCTGTTCGACCGGCAATACCGCCGTCTCTACGCCCTGGCCCGACGACTCTGCCATGACGGCGACGAGGCCCAGGATCTGGTCCAGGAGACCTTCCTACGGGCGGCCCGGAAGCTCGAGACGGTGCCCCGCGATACCGCTCATGCAGAGGCCTGGCTCGTGCGAGTGCTCGTCAATCTCAGCCGGGATCGCACACGTCGCCAGTCGGTCCGTCGTCGGCATGCGGCCGAGTTGATTCCCGGCCGTGAAGCGGAGGCCTCGGAATCGGAAGACGCTGCCGTGGCCCGCGTCACGGTGCACGCCGGTCTGAGTCGCCTGACAACCCGTCAACGAGCGGTCGTCGTGCTCCACGAACTGGAGGGCCTACCCACGGCCCGAATCGCAGAACTCCTCGGCATCCACCGGGTAACCGTGCGCTGGCATCTCTCTGCGGCGCGACGACAGCTGGCGAAGTGGCTGGGAGCGGCGACGGAAGGAACCACATGA
- a CDS encoding autotransporter domain-containing protein produces the protein MNKICPVLLAFVLLSVSLVASADGEKEIGLAAEVYPTGVITAVTGKMPFRGDGQWLTLRVGHNSTDRDDNGDRDDEEGDGIGASVGWRKMLKDTDRGWFAGALVDLWFMEIDWIDDPGTMMETRGTTDITVLQPTAELGYRMPFGKQNRWNFEPIVSLGVEWNVHTDGADVGEGFILRVGGAVSRRF, from the coding sequence ATGAATAAGATTTGCCCTGTCTTGCTGGCTTTCGTCTTGCTCTCTGTCTCCCTCGTCGCATCCGCCGATGGCGAGAAGGAGATCGGCCTCGCAGCCGAGGTCTATCCCACCGGCGTGATTACCGCCGTGACCGGCAAGATGCCGTTTCGTGGCGATGGGCAGTGGCTCACCCTGCGCGTCGGTCACAACAGCACCGACCGGGACGACAACGGCGACCGCGATGATGAAGAAGGCGACGGCATCGGCGCGTCCGTCGGTTGGCGCAAGATGCTGAAGGATACAGACCGCGGCTGGTTTGCCGGTGCCCTTGTCGATCTGTGGTTCATGGAGATCGACTGGATCGACGATCCCGGAACGATGATGGAGACCCGCGGCACGACCGACATCACCGTCCTCCAGCCCACGGCGGAACTGGGCTACCGAATGCCGTTCGGAAAGCAGAATCGTTGGAACTTCGAACCCATCGTCAGCCTGGGTGTCGAGTGGAACGTCCACACCGACGGCGCAGATGTAGGTGAGGGGTTCATCCTACGTGTCGGTGGTGCCGTGTCGCGACGGTTCTAG
- a CDS encoding cupin domain-containing protein, with amino-acid sequence MKPLLFVGFAVLVLMVAGVACVSEKPAEAETAAGYAEPEVTSAVRQAYPNLSSDVVFENDQMIVQHLTSAAGEWSGEHTHEGGQVVIALQAGTTDYRVGDEETDRSFAQGEVWEVPAIESHDHAGSIEGDAGFLLVTLAPGEASGTGVAQEYAGTPTNVVLENDRVIVQAMTFEPGVWSGEHGHPGGQIAFVIVGGTMTYREGGEDTERTIETGKVFEIEAVEAHDHAVTGANAMSTVLLTLK; translated from the coding sequence ATGAAGCCATTACTTTTTGTCGGGTTCGCGGTTCTTGTTCTGATGGTTGCCGGCGTTGCCTGTGTGTCCGAGAAACCGGCCGAAGCGGAAACTGCCGCGGGATATGCCGAGCCCGAAGTCACTAGCGCCGTACGTCAGGCATACCCCAACCTGTCATCGGACGTCGTGTTCGAGAACGACCAGATGATCGTCCAACACCTGACCTCCGCCGCGGGCGAATGGTCCGGTGAGCATACCCACGAAGGCGGCCAGGTCGTCATCGCGCTGCAGGCGGGAACCACCGACTACCGAGTGGGCGACGAGGAGACCGACCGCTCGTTCGCCCAGGGAGAGGTCTGGGAAGTGCCGGCGATCGAATCCCATGACCACGCCGGCTCAATCGAGGGAGACGCCGGGTTCCTGCTGGTGACGTTAGCTCCGGGCGAGGCCAGCGGTACCGGTGTCGCGCAGGAGTACGCCGGCACGCCGACCAACGTCGTCCTCGAGAACGATCGTGTCATCGTCCAGGCGATGACCTTCGAACCCGGTGTCTGGTCCGGGGAGCATGGACACCCCGGTGGCCAGATCGCGTTCGTCATCGTCGGTGGAACGATGACCTATCGCGAGGGTGGTGAAGATACCGAGCGAACCATCGAGACGGGCAAGGTGTTCGAGATCGAGGCCGTCGAGGCTCACGATCACGCGGTGACCGGTGCGAACGCGATGTCGACGGTGTTGCTTACGTTGAAGTAG
- a CDS encoding coproporphyrinogen III oxidase family protein: MSEGRNIEPSATPEPVAGNYFVSAYPPFSCWQPDQTDRFLQTLETPATPDPFGLYVHIPFCIHRCRYCYYMAHDGRLQEMGDYLSAVEHEFSSYMSKPAMDGRPLSFVYFGGGTPSLLSLSQLERLFGNLQATAPWDAVEEATFECAPRSVTEEKLRFLRAAGITRLSLGVQQLDDTVLRDNDRSHGVDDVLRAYDRVQRVGFDVVNLDLIVGLVGETEQSFFDSLSRIIDLAPDSVTIYQLEIPFNTPLFRSLREDSLESVPADWATKRDRLKRAFVALEQAGYSITTAYSAVRDREKCRFVYQDAQYRGTDLLGIGVSSFSYLGGMHQQNETRLTSYVEALNAGQLPLGRAYELNAAEKWLREFVLQLKLGTVDTAGLCAKYGIDAPDRLSTTLERFRAKGWLTVHADRIALTRAGLLRVDRMIPEFYLPQHRTGRYS; the protein is encoded by the coding sequence ATGAGCGAGGGCCGCAACATCGAGCCATCGGCGACGCCGGAGCCCGTGGCGGGCAACTACTTCGTCTCCGCCTACCCCCCGTTTTCCTGCTGGCAACCCGATCAGACCGATCGGTTTCTTCAAACGCTCGAGACTCCCGCAACCCCGGACCCGTTCGGGCTCTACGTCCACATCCCCTTCTGCATCCACCGCTGCCGTTACTGCTATTACATGGCGCACGACGGGCGGCTGCAGGAGATGGGCGACTACCTCTCGGCGGTGGAACACGAGTTCTCGAGCTACATGAGCAAGCCCGCTATGGATGGGCGTCCTCTGTCGTTCGTCTACTTCGGTGGCGGAACGCCCTCGCTGCTGTCGCTCTCGCAGTTGGAGCGGCTATTCGGCAACCTCCAGGCGACCGCACCCTGGGACGCGGTCGAGGAGGCGACGTTCGAGTGCGCACCCCGTAGCGTGACAGAGGAGAAGCTGCGTTTCTTGCGCGCGGCGGGGATCACGCGGCTCAGCCTGGGCGTGCAACAACTCGACGACACTGTGTTGCGTGACAACGATCGTTCGCACGGCGTGGACGACGTCCTGCGTGCTTACGATAGGGTTCAACGCGTCGGCTTCGACGTCGTCAATCTGGATCTCATCGTGGGACTGGTCGGTGAAACGGAACAGTCATTTTTCGACAGCCTTTCACGCATCATCGATCTGGCGCCCGACAGCGTGACGATCTACCAGCTCGAGATCCCCTTCAATACACCGCTGTTTCGCTCGCTGCGCGAGGACTCGTTGGAGTCGGTGCCGGCGGATTGGGCGACGAAGCGAGATCGGTTGAAGCGCGCTTTCGTGGCGCTCGAGCAGGCGGGCTATTCGATCACCACCGCATACAGCGCGGTGCGTGACCGCGAGAAATGCCGCTTCGTCTACCAGGATGCGCAGTACCGTGGGACGGACCTGCTGGGCATCGGCGTCTCGTCATTTTCTTACCTGGGTGGGATGCATCAGCAGAACGAAACGCGGCTGACCAGCTACGTAGAAGCCCTCAACGCGGGTCAACTGCCGCTGGGAAGAGCCTACGAGTTGAACGCGGCCGAGAAATGGCTGCGCGAGTTCGTGCTGCAACTCAAGCTGGGAACGGTCGATACCGCGGGACTCTGCGCCAAGTACGGGATCGATGCGCCGGATCGTCTCTCGACGACCCTGGAACGGTTCCGGGCGAAGGGCTGGTTGACCGTTCATGCCGACCGGATCGCGCTGACACGCGCCGGATTGCTACGGGTCGATCGGATGATCCCCGAGTTCTACCTGCCCCAGCACCGCACGGGTCGGTACAGCTGA